A genomic stretch from Anaerobacillus sp. CMMVII includes:
- a CDS encoding helix-turn-helix domain-containing protein, producing MVKNEKRLISKELAKGICTQPAISKIEKGEVCPQLDTLYMLALKLKVPLSYFINILLFENKDYIDQTVTYIEELTSRHQYQEAYHLVKAELKTKNQDPWFHSYLTWQQYYNGYQLNYYHADECLDDLKKLLKNQTIIMERFLDLKIINTIGTIYSNLGKYKESLFYYEKILSNYNGKYINPILESKNIYILRVIYNKAKTLYDAGDYQVAVETVKEGIRLSIKNHNMSLLGQLYYYQGQCYEKMTYNRDEIKHSYQQSLYFFELLENYTYVEIIKKLKKEFLE from the coding sequence TTGGTTAAGAACGAAAAAAGGCTTATCTCAAAAGAGTTAGCCAAAGGAATTTGTACTCAACCTGCCATTAGTAAAATTGAAAAAGGTGAAGTTTGTCCGCAACTAGATACCTTATATATGCTCGCTTTAAAATTGAAGGTGCCTCTTTCGTATTTTATTAATATTTTACTTTTTGAAAATAAGGATTACATTGATCAAACTGTTACTTACATTGAGGAACTAACTTCACGCCACCAATACCAAGAAGCGTATCACTTAGTGAAGGCGGAACTAAAAACGAAAAACCAAGATCCTTGGTTTCACTCTTACTTGACTTGGCAACAATACTATAATGGCTATCAATTAAACTATTATCATGCCGATGAATGTTTAGATGATTTAAAGAAATTGTTAAAAAATCAAACGATTATTATGGAACGATTTCTAGATTTGAAGATCATTAATACGATTGGAACCATCTATTCTAATCTAGGAAAATATAAAGAGAGTTTGTTTTATTATGAAAAAATACTCAGTAATTATAATGGCAAGTATATAAATCCTATTTTAGAAAGTAAGAACATTTATATATTAAGAGTCATTTACAATAAAGCTAAAACACTATATGATGCTGGTGATTATCAGGTAGCGGTTGAAACGGTTAAAGAGGGAATTCGATTATCAATTAAAAATCATAATATGTCTTTATTAGGCCAGCTTTACTATTATCAAGGACAATGTTATGAAAAAATGACCTACAATCGAGATGAAATTAAACATTCCTACCAGCAATCGCTTTATTTCTTTGAATTACTTGAGAATTATACGTATGTAGAAATTATTAAGAAGCTTAAAAAGGAATTTCTTGAGTAG
- a CDS encoding VanW family protein, translating into MKQIGQYITYFNQRRKGRVQNIKLASEAINNHVVFPGEVFSFNQVVGQRTFEKGYLPAPVIIKGRVYRDFGGGICQVSSTLFNAVDRAGVQIVQRYSHSKRVPYVPPGRDAQVSWYGADFSFKNIHNQPLLIRAKVYGGSLLITIHSSDVINFKSRNVPNAPIESPL; encoded by the coding sequence GTGAAACAAATTGGTCAGTACATAACCTATTTTAATCAGCGAAGGAAAGGAAGGGTTCAAAATATCAAACTGGCTTCTGAAGCTATTAACAATCATGTTGTTTTTCCAGGAGAGGTCTTTTCTTTTAATCAGGTTGTAGGGCAAAGAACGTTTGAGAAAGGCTATTTACCTGCTCCGGTTATTATTAAGGGGAGAGTTTATCGAGACTTTGGTGGTGGAATTTGCCAAGTATCCTCTACTTTGTTCAATGCTGTTGACCGTGCAGGAGTACAAATCGTACAACGTTATTCCCACAGTAAACGTGTTCCTTATGTACCGCCAGGACGGGATGCACAAGTAAGTTGGTACGGTGCTGATTTTTCTTTTAAAAATATCCATAATCAACCACTCTTAATTCGAGCAAAAGTTTATGGGGGCTCACTCCTCATTACAATTCATTCCTCAGACGTAATCAATTTCAAATCTAGGAATGTACCCAATGCACCAATCGAAAGTCCTTTATAA
- a CDS encoding acetylornithine deacetylase — protein sequence MPEKLNLVLEQIDVRKHELIELTKTLISFKTPAPPARNTKEAQEFIADFLKEIDFDIDMWDVYPNDPNVVGTLKGTNSATHNSLIINGHIDVAEVSEDEAWNKSPFSPYVKDGAIIGRGAADMKAGLAGALFAVKLLREAGISFPGDLIFQSVIGEEVGEAGTLQCCQKGYKADFAVVVDTSDLHIQGQGGVITGWITIKSNQTFHDATRRNMIHAGGGLFGASAIEKMMKIISGLQDLERHWAVTKSYPGFQPGTNTINPAVIEGGRHAAFIADECRLWITVHFYPNETYEQVAKEIEDHVLRVAESDPWLKENAPFFTWGGTSMIEERGEVFPSLEVDPSHQAVQLLATSHANVSGKKAEIDVSPTVTDGGWLGDAGIPTVIYGPGTLQYAHSVNEQVSIDQLLEFTKVLAKFIYSWTNTKKEGAV from the coding sequence ATGCCAGAAAAGCTTAATCTTGTATTAGAGCAGATTGATGTACGCAAACACGAACTAATTGAGTTAACAAAAACACTAATTTCATTTAAAACGCCGGCACCACCAGCACGAAATACGAAGGAGGCTCAGGAATTCATTGCCGACTTTTTAAAAGAGATCGACTTTGACATCGATATGTGGGATGTCTATCCTAATGACCCAAATGTAGTAGGGACATTAAAAGGTACGAATTCTGCTACACATAACAGCTTAATTATTAATGGTCATATTGATGTCGCAGAAGTAAGTGAAGATGAAGCATGGAATAAAAGCCCTTTTAGTCCTTATGTAAAAGATGGTGCTATCATTGGTCGTGGTGCAGCAGATATGAAGGCAGGCTTGGCTGGTGCATTATTTGCCGTAAAACTATTACGAGAAGCTGGTATTTCCTTCCCAGGTGATCTCATTTTTCAGTCTGTCATTGGTGAAGAGGTAGGGGAAGCAGGGACATTACAGTGTTGTCAAAAGGGTTACAAAGCTGATTTTGCGGTTGTTGTTGACACAAGCGATTTGCACATTCAAGGTCAAGGTGGTGTGATTACTGGGTGGATTACGATCAAAAGTAATCAAACGTTTCATGATGCAACAAGACGAAACATGATTCATGCAGGTGGTGGCCTTTTCGGTGCAAGTGCAATTGAAAAAATGATGAAAATCATTTCAGGCTTGCAAGATCTTGAACGACACTGGGCTGTCACCAAAAGTTATCCAGGATTCCAACCTGGAACAAACACTATCAATCCAGCTGTCATTGAAGGTGGAAGACATGCAGCGTTTATCGCTGATGAATGTCGCCTTTGGATTACCGTACATTTTTATCCAAATGAAACCTACGAACAAGTAGCAAAAGAAATTGAAGATCATGTTTTACGTGTTGCCGAAAGTGATCCGTGGTTAAAGGAAAATGCACCTTTTTTTACTTGGGGAGGCACATCAATGATAGAAGAGCGTGGTGAGGTATTCCCTTCCTTAGAAGTTGATCCATCTCATCAAGCTGTTCAATTATTAGCTACCTCTCACGCAAATGTCTCTGGGAAAAAAGCGGAAATTGATGTTTCACCAACGGTAACTGATGGAGGCTGGTTAGGAGATGCGGGAATTCCAACCGTCATTTATGGACCCGGAACACTTCAGTACGCTCACTCAGTGAATGAACAAGTGTCAATCGATCAATTGCTCGAATTTACAAAAGTATTAGCGAAATTCATTTATAGCTGGACCAATACGAAAAAAGAAGGAGCTGTGTAA
- a CDS encoding ABC transporter ATP-binding protein, with translation MTKCSLKFEDVSFAYENGQKTLLSKLNFHIDEGEFVSIIGPSGSGKSTIFKLITGLEEAKQGDIFINGQTHKSRLGQVGYMPQQDLLMPWRTVLENASLPLEIQGVKKQEASQRVVTLLEQFGLNGVEHLYPSELSGGMKQRISFLRTVLSGSNVLLLDEPFSALDAITRLSMQEWLLTQWETWKLSILFITHDVDEALFLSDRIFIFTEQPVTNFVEVSVPLGRPRTIRDIHAPAVIEVKERLIEQLRAKVTL, from the coding sequence ATGACTAAGTGTTCGTTAAAGTTTGAAGATGTATCATTTGCCTATGAAAATGGCCAAAAAACGCTTTTGAGTAAATTAAACTTTCATATCGACGAAGGCGAATTTGTTAGCATTATCGGTCCTAGTGGCTCTGGAAAAAGTACGATCTTCAAATTAATTACTGGTCTTGAAGAAGCAAAACAGGGAGACATTTTTATTAATGGCCAAACACACAAAAGTCGCTTAGGCCAGGTTGGATATATGCCACAACAAGATTTACTGATGCCTTGGCGAACGGTCCTTGAAAATGCCTCGTTACCTCTAGAAATCCAAGGGGTAAAAAAACAAGAAGCTAGTCAAAGGGTAGTAACCCTGTTAGAACAGTTCGGTTTAAATGGAGTTGAACACTTGTATCCAAGTGAGTTATCCGGAGGGATGAAACAAAGAATATCCTTCTTACGAACTGTCTTAAGCGGATCTAACGTTTTACTGTTAGATGAACCATTTAGTGCCTTAGATGCGATTACAAGACTATCGATGCAAGAATGGTTACTGACTCAATGGGAAACGTGGAAGCTATCAATTTTATTTATTACTCATGATGTTGACGAAGCATTGTTTTTATCAGATCGTATTTTTATCTTTACTGAACAACCAGTAACAAATTTTGTGGAAGTGAGCGTCCCTCTCGGTCGTCCACGGACAATTCGTGATATTCATGCTCCTGCTGTTATTGAAGTGAAAGAAAGACTCATTGAACAACTGCGAGCAAAGGTGACACTATGA
- a CDS encoding DNA adenine methylase, which produces MVKPFVKWPGGKTTELEIIHKYMPLTINNYIEPFLGGGACLLSLKKEQYKKAFANDFSTELISLYKLIKEHNQNFKQYLLDIWDLWCYIGTYSDHHYNELRELYRRYKSDEITKEDLKIELDQLVDRTRTEIELAIPATLGIDREVLITELKKSILSKFNNTRNNEQKKGDLPEEDYQKNLEASIRASVYTYYRHLYNERATYQISHELHIALFFYLREFCYSSMFRYNKSGGFNVPYGGASYNSKAFINKIEYLWNSGLQEILDRTSLFNLDFEQFFENISIDEHDFIFLDPPYDSDFSTYAGNAFASNDQERLANYLLTKCNCRFMLIIKNTDFIYQLYNKPGINIIGFDKAYSVSFMDRNDKKVEHILITNY; this is translated from the coding sequence TTGGTAAAACCGTTTGTTAAGTGGCCAGGAGGGAAAACAACTGAGCTAGAAATCATTCATAAGTACATGCCTCTAACCATCAATAATTATATCGAACCTTTTTTAGGAGGAGGCGCTTGCCTCTTATCATTAAAAAAAGAACAATATAAAAAAGCATTTGCGAATGACTTCTCAACTGAATTAATCTCCTTATATAAATTAATTAAAGAGCATAATCAGAATTTTAAACAATATTTATTAGACATTTGGGATTTATGGTGCTATATCGGAACCTATTCAGACCATCATTACAACGAATTAAGAGAACTATATCGACGTTACAAAAGCGATGAAATCACAAAAGAAGACTTAAAAATAGAACTCGATCAATTGGTGGACCGAACCCGAACAGAAATTGAGCTTGCCATTCCCGCTACATTAGGGATTGATCGAGAAGTCTTAATCACAGAGCTGAAAAAATCAATACTTTCTAAATTCAACAATACAAGGAATAACGAACAAAAGAAAGGTGATTTGCCTGAAGAGGATTATCAAAAAAACCTAGAAGCGAGTATTCGTGCTAGCGTTTATACGTATTATCGTCATTTATATAATGAAAGAGCGACATATCAGATTAGCCATGAATTGCACATCGCTTTATTTTTCTACCTAAGGGAATTTTGTTACTCATCCATGTTTCGTTATAACAAAAGTGGAGGCTTTAATGTTCCCTATGGTGGTGCATCCTATAATAGCAAAGCCTTCATAAATAAAATCGAATACCTTTGGAATTCTGGCCTACAAGAGATTTTAGATCGGACAAGCCTATTTAATTTAGATTTTGAACAGTTCTTTGAGAATATTAGTATCGATGAACATGATTTCATCTTTTTAGATCCACCATACGATAGCGATTTCTCAACGTATGCAGGAAATGCTTTCGCAAGTAATGACCAAGAGCGCCTAGCGAATTACTTACTTACGAAATGCAACTGTCGTTTTATGCTGATCATAAAAAATACTGATTTTATCTATCAGCTCTATAACAAACCAGGAATTAATATTATCGGCTTTGACAAGGCATATAGTGTAAGCTTCATGGATCGAAATGATAAAAAGGTCGAACATATTTTAATTACTAATTACTAA
- a CDS encoding S8 family peptidase has protein sequence MKKLLSVLFAMVLLFGMMFPSATIFANDATTDEYLVQFDGNVERGILKAFGVSNNEVLHTFTLLSVVSLKLTEQQAKGLANHPKIKGVEKNAAVQALGQTIPWGVPKVQTPEANNLGYTGNGLKVAILDTGIDRSHPDLNANVKGGFSVFTDSANSDPYYDGSGHGTHVAGTVAAVDNDFGVVGVAKNADLYAVKVLNNSGSGSYEGIAKGIEWSIQNGMDIINMSLGGSSSSSILEQFCNLAYAEGILVVAAAGNSGNSGGRNDSVGYPAKYNSVIAVAAIDQNERRASFSSTGPAVELSAPGVSILSTTPNNSYASYNGTSMASPHVAGVAALIWEAKPNLTNVQLRQLLQQTSKNLGLSSQYGYGLVQAATAIQY, from the coding sequence ATGAAAAAGTTATTGTCCGTATTGTTTGCGATGGTTTTGTTGTTTGGAATGATGTTCCCTTCAGCAACGATTTTTGCAAACGATGCAACTACAGACGAATACTTAGTTCAATTTGATGGGAATGTTGAAAGAGGTATACTTAAAGCATTTGGCGTAAGTAATAATGAAGTTTTACACACTTTTACACTTCTTTCAGTCGTCTCATTAAAACTAACTGAGCAACAAGCAAAAGGGTTAGCAAATCATCCCAAGATCAAAGGTGTAGAAAAAAATGCAGCAGTTCAAGCACTTGGGCAAACCATTCCTTGGGGTGTTCCAAAGGTTCAAACCCCAGAAGCAAATAATCTTGGATATACTGGAAATGGACTGAAGGTTGCCATTCTAGATACAGGTATCGACAGAAGTCATCCAGATTTAAATGCCAATGTAAAAGGCGGTTTTTCTGTATTTACGGACTCAGCCAACAGCGATCCATATTATGACGGTAGTGGCCATGGAACACATGTCGCTGGAACAGTAGCCGCTGTTGACAATGATTTTGGTGTCGTTGGTGTTGCCAAGAATGCAGATTTATATGCCGTGAAAGTATTAAATAATAGTGGAAGTGGCTCATATGAAGGAATTGCCAAAGGGATTGAATGGTCAATCCAAAATGGCATGGATATTATTAATATGAGTTTAGGCGGATCGTCAAGCTCTTCAATTTTAGAACAATTTTGTAATCTTGCTTACGCGGAAGGTATTCTAGTAGTTGCAGCAGCTGGTAATAGCGGTAACAGCGGTGGACGTAACGATAGCGTTGGCTATCCTGCAAAATATAATTCGGTTATAGCAGTAGCTGCTATTGATCAAAACGAAAGACGCGCTAGTTTCTCTAGTACTGGTCCAGCTGTTGAACTATCGGCACCAGGTGTAAGCATCCTAAGTACTACTCCAAACAATAGCTACGCTTCTTACAATGGAACATCAATGGCATCACCACATGTTGCTGGGGTTGCAGCGCTTATTTGGGAGGCGAAACCAAACTTAACAAATGTACAATTACGACAACTTCTACAACAGACATCAAAGAACCTTGGACTGTCTAGTCAATACGGCTATGGCTTAGTGCAAGCAGCAACTGCTATACAATATTAA
- a CDS encoding DUF3883 domain-containing protein: MSNFSEKEILSVAIKMLEEVGEMSTTELKEALMEEMNPSGNDLEINQNRNDTKFEQKVRNMVSHRDHNDLLKYCEYERKGKNGFLRSKTVMNFPYEEKQQQEIQKRKEKKRKFRARKLNFDEINARNKSIGLKGEVFVLQHEKDSLNTELAEKVIHVSLEEGDGAGYDILSYDANGNPKFLEVKTTTGPKNTPFYLSENEKAFIEVYKEEAEIVRVYNFQEASGKGDIYRLNGKDFLNQVTLQAIAFKVTLNE; the protein is encoded by the coding sequence TTGAGTAACTTCAGTGAAAAAGAAATCCTTTCAGTGGCCATTAAAATGTTAGAGGAAGTAGGAGAGATGTCGACTACTGAGCTGAAAGAAGCACTAATGGAGGAAATGAACCCAAGTGGAAATGATTTAGAAATAAATCAAAATAGAAACGATACAAAATTTGAACAAAAGGTGCGGAATATGGTTTCCCACCGGGATCATAATGACCTACTAAAATATTGTGAGTATGAGCGAAAAGGAAAAAATGGATTTTTACGATCTAAAACTGTCATGAATTTCCCTTATGAAGAAAAACAACAACAAGAAATTCAAAAACGAAAAGAAAAGAAGAGGAAGTTTCGAGCCCGAAAACTAAATTTTGACGAGATTAATGCTAGAAATAAAAGCATTGGCTTAAAAGGTGAAGTGTTTGTTCTTCAACATGAAAAAGATAGTTTGAATACTGAATTGGCTGAAAAGGTTATTCATGTATCTCTCGAAGAAGGGGACGGCGCTGGCTACGACATTCTTTCTTATGATGCAAATGGTAACCCGAAGTTTCTTGAAGTCAAAACAACGACAGGACCAAAGAATACGCCATTTTACCTATCTGAAAATGAAAAGGCATTTATCGAAGTATATAAAGAAGAAGCAGAAATCGTTCGAGTATATAATTTCCAAGAAGCATCGGGAAAAGGCGACATTTATCGTTTAAACGGAAAAGATTTCCTTAATCAAGTAACGTTACAAGCAATTGCATTCAAGGTTACCCTAAATGAATAA